One window of Bacillus sp. FJAT-45350 genomic DNA carries:
- a CDS encoding DUF5693 family protein, whose amino-acid sequence MKKVLWGIVLLAIVLSIPAMIERIQVEQENNVYELAVPYNQIDQIIKLTDGLSADLSKEEVYRKLQEAEIYSLGLEPLTIMDIKEGVLQRVTKADIIRQYQIPSNELPDMTGVYLEVFNSTHPHVDMVKNAFDFEYRKRSEVSIYPVNSDLRVHELVFGDREFFFLPYQTASAFYQPLGFDQELVEELISEGFTIIPRLSNQMTFVEYEGHYLYEELEMLASLGSNKVLFSGQEVVGVGEPEELKTFSSKINQLGYSIVTIEFNPQVGMGSLLTIAEQEQDVVRLLSVTIGMGNENDKTIQEEANKIVRAVKERNMRSFYINGLNTQFNQNYTRTDNAEAGLEAITKVAKTANENIRSNYQLGDARSFSELNQSPFVKLISFIGVTALVMLLLLAIAPKYPILAYASGAGVLLVSIIYMGTGMNLALKAIALLAAVSAAIYAVLLVKEIKDMKALILQYFMSVGVGLIGAWFVIQLLYGTEFLVKTDQFTGVKVLAALPFLVGGAILLRKQLIAFLGETVRYWQVLVFVVVGAIFAYYVIRTGNEASVLDIEITFRNWLESILYVRPRTSEFLVGFPLFFLGLYLTMKKKKWAPYVLAIGFIGFASMISTFTHLHTPIFISGLRTLYSVLIGAGIGAILIVVYNLIEKKVYPLIKSRWD is encoded by the coding sequence TTGAAAAAAGTATTATGGGGGATCGTCCTACTAGCGATAGTCCTTTCAATTCCAGCTATGATAGAGCGGATACAGGTAGAGCAGGAGAATAATGTGTATGAGCTTGCTGTGCCTTATAACCAAATTGACCAGATTATAAAACTAACAGATGGTTTGTCTGCTGACTTGTCTAAAGAAGAAGTTTATAGGAAACTGCAGGAAGCAGAAATATATTCTTTAGGCTTAGAGCCTCTAACAATTATGGATATAAAGGAAGGGGTACTACAAAGGGTAACAAAAGCGGATATAATCAGGCAATATCAGATACCTTCAAATGAATTACCAGATATGACAGGAGTTTATTTGGAAGTTTTTAATAGTACTCATCCTCATGTAGATATGGTAAAGAATGCATTTGATTTTGAATACAGAAAAAGATCAGAAGTAAGTATATATCCAGTTAATAGTGATCTTCGTGTGCATGAATTGGTATTTGGGGATAGAGAATTTTTCTTCTTACCATATCAAACAGCCTCTGCCTTTTATCAACCACTTGGGTTTGATCAAGAACTAGTAGAAGAATTAATAAGTGAAGGTTTTACGATTATACCTAGACTTAGTAATCAGATGACATTTGTTGAGTATGAAGGTCATTACTTGTATGAAGAGTTGGAAATGCTAGCTTCACTTGGTTCAAATAAAGTCCTATTTTCAGGCCAGGAAGTCGTTGGTGTAGGTGAACCTGAAGAATTAAAAACGTTTTCTTCTAAAATTAATCAGCTTGGCTATTCTATCGTGACTATCGAATTTAATCCTCAAGTGGGAATGGGTAGCCTATTAACAATAGCTGAACAAGAGCAAGATGTAGTCCGTTTATTAAGTGTGACAATCGGTATGGGAAATGAAAATGATAAGACCATTCAAGAGGAAGCAAATAAGATTGTTCGTGCTGTGAAAGAACGAAACATGCGTTCTTTCTATATTAATGGACTAAATACTCAGTTTAATCAAAATTATACACGTACAGATAATGCAGAAGCTGGTTTAGAAGCTATAACAAAAGTTGCTAAAACAGCAAATGAGAATATACGTAGTAATTACCAGTTAGGAGACGCTCGCTCGTTTTCAGAACTTAATCAATCGCCATTTGTGAAACTTATTAGCTTTATTGGAGTAACTGCTTTAGTTATGTTACTTTTGTTGGCGATTGCACCGAAATATCCAATACTAGCTTATGCTAGTGGAGCTGGGGTTTTACTTGTATCTATTATTTATATGGGGACAGGAATGAATCTTGCACTAAAAGCAATAGCATTACTTGCAGCGGTGTCTGCAGCGATTTATGCAGTATTGCTAGTTAAAGAAATTAAAGATATGAAAGCACTAATTTTGCAATATTTTATGTCAGTAGGAGTTGGACTTATTGGTGCTTGGTTTGTTATTCAACTATTGTACGGAACAGAATTTCTTGTAAAAACAGACCAATTTACAGGAGTTAAAGTACTGGCTGCTCTTCCATTCTTAGTTGGTGGAGCGATATTATTAAGAAAACAGTTAATAGCCTTTTTAGGAGAAACAGTTCGATACTGGCAAGTGCTTGTATTTGTTGTAGTAGGAGCAATTTTTGCTTATTATGTCATCCGTACAGGAAATGAAGCGAGTGTACTAGATATAGAAATAACTTTCCGTAACTGGTTAGAGAGTATTTTATACGTAAGGCCGAGAACATCAGAGTTTCTAGTTGGTTTCCCGCTCTTTTTCTTAGGTTTATATTTAACGATGAAAAAGAAGAAATGGGCACCATATGTTTTAGCAATCGGATTTATTGGCTTTGCTTCGATGATAAGTACATTTACACACTTGCATACACCAATCTTTATTTCGGGACTTCGTACATTGTACAGTGTTCTAATAGGTGCCGGTATAGGTGCGATTCTAATCGTGGTTTACAATCTAATTGAAAAGAAAGTATATCCTCTAATTAAATCGAGGTGGGACTAA
- the csaB gene encoding polysaccharide pyruvyl transferase CsaB, which yields MHVVLSGYYGFHNVGDDAILLSIISALKEEDPNIEITVLSNDPEDTKKVYGVNAVNRWKLKEVLNVIRSSDGLISGGGSLLQDKTGMKSVIYYSGVMMIAKLVGKPFFIYAQGIGPVDKTSNQRIVKSIISKAKKVTIRDEESKELLENIRVKNEITLVPDPVLGLEASAFESPWLNSIEITKPIVAVSVRDWPSEVNYKERIAQSLDETARKGYEIVFLPMHGEHDEVSSKEVLAMMKEKVIIAPHDASIEEKVAIIGKSHLLVGMRLHALIFAAVTRTPFVALSYDPKIDSFASQSNQPVAGHVCEEWPVEQLNSIITEQLHYRVREQEKLEQFMKSAQPAARNTARMAMDCFK from the coding sequence ATGCACGTCGTACTGTCAGGATATTATGGCTTTCATAATGTTGGGGATGATGCGATTTTATTATCGATCATTTCTGCATTAAAAGAAGAGGACCCAAATATTGAAATTACGGTTCTCTCAAATGACCCTGAGGACACGAAGAAAGTATACGGGGTAAATGCTGTGAACCGTTGGAAGCTGAAAGAAGTGCTGAATGTAATTCGTTCTTCTGATGGACTCATTAGCGGTGGTGGAAGCCTTCTTCAAGATAAAACCGGGATGAAAAGTGTCATCTACTATAGTGGCGTGATGATGATCGCAAAACTAGTTGGAAAGCCATTTTTTATCTATGCACAAGGGATAGGACCTGTAGATAAAACTAGTAATCAAAGAATAGTTAAAAGTATTATTTCCAAGGCAAAGAAGGTTACGATTCGTGATGAGGAGTCAAAGGAACTTCTAGAGAATATCAGGGTGAAAAACGAAATTACACTAGTTCCAGACCCCGTCCTCGGATTAGAGGCTTCTGCATTTGAGAGTCCTTGGTTAAATAGTATTGAAATCACAAAGCCAATCGTGGCTGTATCTGTTCGTGATTGGCCAAGTGAAGTAAATTATAAGGAACGAATTGCTCAGTCTTTAGATGAAACAGCTAGAAAGGGATATGAGATTGTTTTTCTACCGATGCATGGGGAGCACGACGAAGTCTCGTCGAAGGAAGTTCTTGCTATGATGAAGGAGAAAGTAATAATCGCTCCACATGATGCATCTATCGAAGAGAAGGTCGCGATTATAGGGAAATCTCATCTATTAGTAGGAATGAGGCTCCATGCATTAATATTTGCTGCTGTCACAAGAACACCATTTGTGGCACTATCATACGACCCGAAAATTGATTCATTTGCTAGTCAATCAAATCAGCCTGTTGCAGGACATGTCTGTGAAGAGTGGCCAGTAGAGCAGTTAAACTCTATAATTACCGAACAATTGCATTACCGTGTAAGAGAGCAAGAAAAATTAGAGCAATTTATGAAGTCAGCTCAACCTGCTGCTAGAAATACAGCAAGGATGGCAATGGACTGCTTTAAATAG
- a CDS encoding stalk domain-containing protein — protein sequence MHSSRKNNVILAIVILFLAFVVDSTISYAEEIKRVDAVVENFFIKKGSTEHYAEHKLLTIADQQYVPLDDLSEVFNLDVEITSTEIHIDSQMADDDLRQSSKLLSRTLPKETVNPLNNRIQFHANVEAGGSILIEDKPENIVFQKNGHNHFYPASTVKIMTALLALENTDLGERVTVSSEAKNIPHDSSRAHIRPGDSMTMKQLLYGMMIPSGNDAAVAVAAHIAGTEAEFVKLMNQRAKELGAKQTNFVNSHGYHDPNQYITPHDLVKITSEALNHPFFLDLISTPYFQGNYKNNVGQPVTRNWNATNQQIRKNSPHFSDVIVGGKTGYTSASRHNLVSVAEAKEGYFISVMLKGARDQRYIDTERIVKRAIQERSEYDKAHKQQITIREERLPIFLNGKLLKLLNGLIDYEGIKYVPVELTALLSNNGNTFITNNQQYKVSLDNQLFVTNIEPIMKEGRLLLPVRALFNQFGLSLNYEPKSRVVTGKNSDTTISIPINSKIVMVDGKETILDSPAIIEEGNTFVPVRFISEQFNTKVDWGRGRTLVFSSS from the coding sequence GTGCATTCTAGTAGGAAGAATAACGTTATTTTAGCCATTGTCATACTATTTCTAGCCTTTGTTGTAGATTCTACTATTTCTTATGCTGAGGAAATAAAAAGAGTTGATGCAGTAGTTGAGAATTTCTTTATTAAAAAAGGTTCTACTGAACATTATGCTGAACATAAACTACTCACGATTGCTGACCAGCAGTATGTACCACTTGATGATCTTAGTGAGGTTTTTAATTTGGATGTTGAAATTACCTCAACAGAGATTCATATCGATTCGCAAATGGCCGATGATGATTTACGTCAGAGTTCAAAATTATTATCACGTACTTTACCAAAAGAGACAGTAAACCCTCTTAATAATCGAATTCAGTTTCATGCAAATGTTGAAGCCGGTGGTTCCATTCTTATCGAAGACAAGCCTGAAAATATAGTGTTTCAGAAAAACGGACATAATCACTTTTATCCCGCTAGTACGGTAAAAATAATGACAGCCTTATTAGCGTTAGAAAACACTGATCTTGGTGAAAGAGTCACCGTTTCTAGTGAAGCTAAAAACATTCCGCATGATAGCTCTAGAGCACATATACGACCAGGAGATTCTATGACTATGAAGCAACTTCTTTATGGGATGATGATTCCATCAGGAAATGACGCCGCAGTTGCGGTTGCTGCACATATTGCTGGAACAGAAGCAGAGTTCGTTAAATTAATGAATCAAAGAGCAAAAGAGCTAGGTGCGAAGCAAACTAATTTCGTTAACTCTCATGGGTATCACGATCCAAATCAATATATTACCCCACATGATTTAGTAAAAATAACTAGTGAAGCATTAAACCATCCTTTTTTTCTAGATTTAATTAGCACTCCGTATTTCCAAGGAAACTACAAGAATAATGTAGGACAACCAGTAACAAGAAACTGGAATGCAACAAACCAGCAAATAAGAAAGAATAGTCCTCATTTTTCCGATGTAATTGTTGGTGGTAAGACTGGATATACAAGTGCATCACGACATAATCTTGTTAGTGTGGCAGAAGCTAAAGAAGGCTATTTTATTTCTGTGATGTTAAAAGGTGCTAGAGATCAGCGTTATATTGATACTGAGCGAATTGTAAAAAGAGCGATACAAGAGCGCTCTGAGTATGACAAAGCTCATAAACAGCAAATAACGATAAGGGAAGAACGTTTACCAATTTTCTTAAATGGAAAATTGCTTAAACTATTAAATGGGTTAATAGACTATGAAGGCATTAAGTATGTTCCAGTTGAACTTACAGCACTACTTTCAAATAACGGAAACACGTTCATAACAAATAACCAACAGTACAAAGTTTCACTAGATAACCAATTATTTGTTACAAATATAGAGCCTATTATGAAGGAAGGTAGATTGTTATTACCTGTTAGAGCACTGTTTAACCAATTTGGATTATCATTAAATTATGAACCAAAGAGTAGAGTGGTAACTGGAAAAAATAGTGATACGACTATTTCCATACCGATTAATTCAAAAATAGTAATGGTGGATGGAAAAGAAACGATTCTTGATAGCCCTGCAATTATCGAAGAAGGAAATACCTTTGTTCCAGTTAGGTTTATTTCAGAACAGTTCAATACAAAGGTAGATTGGGGAAGAGGGAGGACATTAGTATTTAGCTCAAGTTGA